The DNA region CCCAAGATGCACACCCCACAAGCGACTCGTTCTGGGCTTCGTTCGATGGGCTCCAGAGCAAGACTGCTGTCGTGCTCGCCGACACTGTCACGCTCGTACAGGGCGATTCGGCCAAGTTCCAGAAACCACGCGGCGCTGGAATCGCCGTCGACGAGCGTGCCGGCAACCGTCACGTGTATCTCGCCCTACACGCATCACACGCCGCGGTCGACGCACGAACCTGGTCTGCCCAGGGCAAGCAGGTCTTTGCCAACGCGGTCACGTGGGCTGCGTCTTCGAAGGTCAACACTCCGTCACCGAAGCCAAAGCCAAAGCCCGAGGTGCCCGTACCTCCCGTGGTGACACCAGGAGACGGCGGATCGAGAGTGCCGACCACCACCCCCCAGAACCCCACCTCACCAAAGCCCGGGGCCAATGCGCCCGGAGCAGTGCAGCTGCCCCCTCTCGCCAACCCGCAGCAGGGTACTCAACAACAGACAGCGAAGAAGGGTGGATCCACTGGAAGCCTTCGCGCTCCCTCGGCCCAAGCAACCCCGAAACCCGAAAAGAAGCCGGAGCCTCCGGTCGCGGCAGAAAACCTCCTGACCAAGGCGAACGCCGGTGGTATCACGATGCGACTCGAAGAAGGTATTGCACACATCACGATTCCCGACTCGAAGCCCGGTGATTGGTTCTTCTTGCACGTTTACCCGAGCAAAACCCCGGTCGATTGGATTCGGGTGAACGACGACGGCGAACTCCGCGTCGATATCTCGTCGCTGAGCGACGGCGAGTACCAGTTCGCCTTCACGAGCAGTGATGAGCAGTTCGTCGGATGGGTCACGTTACAACTCGGTGAGCCCGTCGCCGAAGAGGCCGAGCAAGAAGAGCACACCGACCCCGCGACGATCGTTCCCGCGACCATTCCGCCCGCCGGTTTCTCGCTCTCAACGACCGAGTTGCTCATGCTCCTCGGCGCGGCCGTGCTGCTCCTCGGCGCGGCCGGAGTGGTGCTGTTCGGTTTGCGCAAACCTGCGGTTCCCGAACCCTAATGGGAGCCCCACGACAACAGGGCAAGCGCGCGGTGCGGCCTTTCACGGCGATCTTGATCGGCCTCACCGCGCTCCTGATTGCCGCCGGACTCGGCCTCGTCGTGGTTGGTGCACTCAGCCTGTTCGCACCCGAGCCGCCGCCAGGAACGGGTGCCGAACGCCTCACGACCGTCGAGCCGGCGCCCGAAGCGGTTACGCCCGACGCTGCTCGGCCGGTTGCACTGAGCATTGCCTCGATCGGCTTCACCGCCCCCATCGAGGCAATGTCTGTTGGCAGCGATCACGACCTCTTTCCCCCGGGATTCACTCAGGCATTCTGGCTCGAAGACTACGGATTGCCGGGAGCGGGAAGCACGAACACGGTGTACCTCATTGGCCATACCTCGTCGAATGAGAGCGCCGTCTTTGATCCGCTCGTCAATCGCGCCGAGCAACGCTCGACGGTGCTCGTGGGCGACGAGATTGTCGTGACCACTGAAAACGGCGACGTCGTCTACGAGGTCACCTCGACCGAACGGCACCCCCGCACGGCACTCGGTAGCCTCGAGAAGGTCTGGCAGAGCGCACCGGGTCAACTCGTGCTCGTCACCTGCCTCTTCGACGCTGAGCACAACGTCGTCTCAGACAACATTGTGCTCTTCGCAACCGAGCGAACCGCCCTCGCCGATGCCGAGCTCTAACCGAGTCTCAGTATGCCGCGAGTAGAATGAATGCCGACCCAGTAGCTTGAAAGAAGGCGGGCGTGGCAGAGCTCATTAATGCACCCGAGATGTATCTCAAGGCTGTTCTTGAGCTTGAAGAAATTGGTGTCGGAGCGCTCCGCACGCAACTCGGCAAGCGCCTTGATCAGGCCCCCTCGACCGTGTCACAAACCGTCACCAAGATGCTGCGTGATGGCCTCTTCGTCGCGGTACCGGGCGACCGACAAATATACCTCAGCGGCGATGGCCGCCGCGAAGCGCTCGGCATCATGCGCAAGCACCGCCTGGCCGAGTGTTTCCTTGAACAGGTCGTCGGTCTCGAGTGGCCCTTTTTACACCAGGAAGCTTGCCTCTTAGAGCACGCGATGAGCGACCGAGTAGCTCACCTCATGGCCGAGCAGCTCGGAAACCCCGAGTTCTCGCCCTACGGCAACCGCATTCCAACGAGGGAAGAGATCGATCGCGGCTTCTCGCGCTCCCCCGGCACCCGCGGGCTGCTCAACGCCCTGCGCTTCACCTTCGAAACCTCACCGCAGTCGGTTGCCGTGCTGCGATACATTGGTGAGGCTGTGCAGCTCGACACCAGGCTACTCACCACGATGGAACGCTCAGGCCTCAAGCCCGGCGCTACGATGTTCATCAAGCGACACGGCCCCGCGGTGCGCCTGTGCGCGGCTGGGTTTCACCGCACGGTCGAGTTCGACCATGAGCTCGCCGCGAGCCTCTTCGTCGAGGCGTCAGACTACGAATACACGTCTGGCCCGGAAGCCTAAGCTGCCGAGCCAGAACGTCAAGGTTGAACGAGTCGCGCGTTAGTGCTTGCCCTGCGCGGCAACCGCTGCAGCTCCCGCGGCCGCGGCCTCTGGGTCGAGGTACCGGCCCTCGCCCACGGGTGTGAAGTTCCCGTCGAGCTCGTACACGAGGGGCATGCCCGTCGGGATATTCAGCGAAGCAATGTCTTCATCGCTGATGCCCTCGAGGTGCTTCACGAGCGCGCGCAACGAGTTGCCGTGAGCGGTCACGAGCACCACCTTGTTGTCACGCAGGTCGGGAATGATCGAGTCTTCCCAGTAAGGGACGAGGCGCGCAATTACGTCTTTCAGGCACTCGGTCTGCGGGCGCTCACCGTCGATACCCTCGTAACGGGCGTCGTTCGCCTGTGACCACTCGCTCGCGTCGTCGAGCGCTGGTGGCGGCGTATCGAACGAACGACGCCACTGCATGAACTGCTCTTCGCCATACTTCTCGAGGGTCTCAGCCTTATCAAGCCCCTGCAGCGCACCGTAGTGACGCTCGTTGAGGCGCCAGCTGCGACGAACCGGAACCCACAGGCGATCAGCGGTGTCGAGCGCGATGTTCGAGGTCTGAATCGCACGCGAGAGTACCGAGGTATGCAGCACGTCGGGCAGCAGGCCAGACTCGCGCAGCAGCTCGCCCGCGCGTGCGGCCTCGCCCTTGCCCTGCTCGGTGAGTCGCACATCGACCCAGCCGGTGAAGAGGTTCTTTTGGTTCCATTCGCTCTGCCCGTGGCGCAGCAGTATGAGGGTGTAGGTCATGCCCCCAGTCTAGCGAAGAACCACGCGTTCGGCGGGGTTCGGCCGTGGTACTCGACGGCTAGAGGCGGCGCAGCTTCGGGATATCGCGGGTCGCGCCCGCGTCACCCGGGACGATGAGCTCTTGCGTGCAGACGGCGGTGCCGCCTGAGGGCAGCGGAACCTCGAGCGTTGCGTCGGCGGGGGTCGAGCGCTTCAGAAGCGCGAGGGCAATGACTCCCCAATCGTGGTGCACGGCAGAACGACTCACGCGCCCAACGGGTCGTTCCTGCCCCGCGACGGTGAGCAACGCGCCAGGTTCTGGGGTTTCGCCGTCGCTGCCATCGATGTGCAGCATCACGACGCGGCGCGGTGGGTGGCCGAGGTTGTGCACCTTGGCGACGGTTTCTTGGCCGCGGTAGCAGCCCTTGTTGAGGTGCACCGCGGTGCGCAGCCAATCAAGTTCGTGCGGAATCGACCGGTCGTCGGTGTCGGCAACACCAACCCGCCAGGCGGCGATCTCAAGCGCCGAGAGGGCGTCGAGCCCGGCGAGGCGCACCGCTCCCGATGCGGCCGCTGCGGCGATGGCCGTGAGCTGTTCGCGGGCAACGAGGGCGATCTCGAAGTTCCAGTCAATGTCGCGCTGGGCAGCGTACTGGTGGCCGCCGCGCTGCACCTCAGCCCAGGGGTCACGCCAGGTGATGAGTGGAGTTGTGGTGCGCGTGACGAACTCACGGGCGAGCCCAGTGCTGTCAGCCGAACCCGCCGGCACGAAGGTCGCGACCTGAGCATATTCGGTAGAGACGTCGGCAACCTCGACGCGCAGGGCGAAGCGCATGCGCGTGAGAAAAGCGACGGTATCGTCGGCACGGCCCTCGTCGAGCAACAGCCAGGTGGTCTCGCCGTCATCAACGACGCGCAAATATTGTTCGACGCGGCCCTGCGCCGTGAGCAAGAGAGACTCGGTGCTCTCACCGGGCGGCAGACCGCGCAGCAGCTGACTCGTCATCGAGTCGAGCCAGTTCAACCGGTCGGGGCCGGTGACCGTGACGACCCCGCGATGCGAAAGGTCGACGAGAGCGGCGCCCTCTTCAAGAAGGCGTGCTTCAGCGATGGGTTGCCCATAGTGCCGGGCAACGCCCATCTCGCCCTCGCAAACCGCACCGGGCAGTTCGCCGAGGGCGCTCATCACAGTGACTACTTCTGGCCCTTAAAGAGCTTGTAAATCACGGTGCCCGATACCCAGGCAATCGTGACTGAGGCAAGACCAAGGAGGCCGAGGAAGAAGAGTTCAAGCGCAAACAATGAATCCATAACACCCAGTCTACCGCTACTCGACGAGGAATGCGACGAGCTCGACCAGGGCGATCAAGATTGATCCGCCGACAATGCTGTATGACAGGCGTGAGATGAAGCCATCGCGCTGGGCCGTGCCGAGTTGCAGCATGAAGGCACACAAAATCGTTCCACCGATCGCGAGGGTGAGCCATTCGAAGCGCTGACCCGCTGGGGCCCAGACGACAACGGCGACCGCGCTAAGTGTGGCCCAGAGCCACGCGATGATCGTTCGCGCGATATGGCGGTCGGTCTCAGAGACCGCCTGCGCGGGCACACTGGTTTCAGTCATACCTCTAACAGTAGCCGAGCAGGGCTCGGTCAGTAGACTGACAATTATGAACGAGGCGATGAAAGAGCTGCTTCGCGTTGCCGAAGCCCACGACGGTTTTCCTGCCATCTCTGACCAGGCACAGCGTGAAGCTGCGTCTGGAGCCCGCGAGATCGTCACCCGCGAGGTGGGTGACCTCACTGCGGTCGGCATCGTTGGCTCAGACGAGGTTGATCTCGTCGTTCACCCAGATGCTCGCGGGAGGGGGCTCGGCTCTGCCCTGCTCGACGAACTACTCGGCCACGCCGAGGGCCAGGCGGTGCTCGCCTGGGCGCACGGCGAAAACCCGGCGGCGAGCCACATGCTTGCCTCGCGCGGCTTCTCGCCCGTTCGCACGCTGCTGCGCCTCGAGCTTCCGGGCGAAAAACTCGCCGAGGTGAGTGTGAGGCCGCTGGCCGACGGGCTCACACTCGAGACCTACGACTCAGCAAATACTCGGCACGGAAGCGACCTCATCGGGGTCAACGCGCGCGCGTTCGCGTCGCACCCCGAGCAGGGGCAGCTCACGCTCGCCGAGTTCGAGCAGACCACGTGCGAAGCGTGGTTTGACCCGAAAGACCTCTTTCTCGTGTACGAGGGCGAGACCTTACTCGCATTCTCGTGGATCAAAACCACCCGTTCAGTTTCGGGCGCGGTCGAGACCGAGCTCTATGTCATCGGCGTCGACCCCGAGGCCGCGGGCCGTGGGCTCGGCACGACGCTGCTCGGCATCACGATGGCACGCATGGCAGAGCACCGGCCCGAGCGCGTGACGCTCTATGTGGAGGGCGACAACGAACCGGCGTTGGCACTGTACCGTCATGCACTGTTCACCACAGCGTTACGCAGCACACAATGGCTTCGCGCACGCCCTGAATAGAATGGGGTCATGACGAACGACGCCACCGCAGCCACCGACCTTCCTGAAACTGGAGTCATCGAGGTTGTCGACGCAGCCTCGCTGCCGCTCGAGAGGTACATTGACCGCGAGCTCAGTTGGCTTGCCTTCAACCAGCGCGTGCTTGAGCTTGCCGAAGACCCCGCCGTGCCGTTGCTTGAGAGGGCGCAGTTTCTCGCGATCTTTGCTTCGAACCTCGACGAGTTTTTCATGGTTCGAGTGGCCGGCCTCAAGCGTCGCATCGTCACGGGACTCGCGGTGCCAACGAACACGGGCCGCGCGCCAGGCGAACTCCTCGCCGAGATCATGGAGCGCGCCCGCGAGCTGCAGGAGCGGCACACGGCCTGCTACCTCTCAGAGGTGAAGCCCGGGCTCGCGAACGCCGGCATCAGACTCGCCTCGTGGGCCGACCTCGACGACGCCGACAGGGCCGTCTTGACCGACTACTACGAGCAGCGCATCTACCCCGTGCTCATGCCGCTCGCCGTCGACACTGCTCACCCCTTCCCCTACATCTCCGGCCGCGCCCTCAACATGTCGATTCGGGTGCGCAACCCGAAGACCGACAAGATCGAGTTCGCCCGCCTCAAGGTGCCGCAAATGATTCCTCGGTACGTGCGGGTCGACCGTCGCGAGACGAGCGACGACATTCGGTACATCGCGCTCGAAGACCTCATTGACGAGCAGCTCGGCGGGCTCTTCCCCGGCATGGAGGTCGTTGACACGCACGTGTTTCGCGTGACCCGAAACGAAGACGTCGAGATCGAAGAAGACGAGACCGAGAACCTCATTCAGGCGCTCGAGAAAGAGCTGCTGCGCCGCCGTTTTGGCCCGCCCATCCGCCTCGAGGTCTCTGATGACATGGACGACGATACGCTCGCGCTCCTCGTGCGCGAGTTCGAGATCACCGACGACCAGGTGTTCGTACTGCCCGAACCACTCGACCTGAGTGGGCTCTTCTCGGTTTCAAGCATCGATCGCCCAGACCTCAAGTACCGCCCGCACCTGCCCGTCACCCACCCCCGGCTGCAGCCGCCGTCGCCGGGTGACCAGGTCGATATCTTCGCCGCGATCCGCCGCAACGAATTGCTCGTGCATCACCCGTACGAGTCGTTTGCGACGAGCGTGCAGGCGTTTCTCGAGCAGGCCGCGGCCGACCCGAACGTGCTCGCGATCAAGCAGACCCTCTACCGCACCTCGGGCGACAGCCCCATCGTTGAGGCGCTCATCAAGGCCGCAGAGGCTGGCAAGCAGGTGCTCGCGCTCGTCGAGGTCAAGGCTCGCTTTGACGAAGAGGCGAACATTACGTGGGCCAAGAAACTGGAGCGCGCCGGCGTGCACGTCGTGTACGGGCTCGTGGGGCTCAAGACCCACTGCAAGCTCATCCAGATCATTCGCGAAGAGGGCGGCAGGCTCGTGACCTACTGCCACATCGGCACGGGCAACTACAACCCCAAGACGAGCCGCGTGTACGAAGACTTCGGCCTCTTCACGAGCGCCGACGACGTGGGCCGCGATGTCACGAAGCTCTTCAACGTGCTCTCGGGCTACGCGCTTGAAAAGAAGTACTCGCGCCTACTGGTCGCCCCGCTCAAGCTGCGATCTGGGCTGCTCAAGCGCATCTACCGCGAGGCCGAGAACGCCCGCGAGGGTCGCCCGAGTGGCATCATCATCAAAGCGAACTCAATGGTCGACGAAGAGGTCATCGACGCGCTCTACCTCGCCAGCCAGGCGGGCGTACCGATCGACGTGTGGGTGCGTGGCATCTGCTCGATCCGCGCTGGCGTCGCAGGCCTCAGCGACAACATTCGTGTGCGCTCGACACTCGGCCGCTACCTCGAGCACTCACGCATTTACGGGTTCTTGAACGATGGCGGTGAGCGTGACGTGCTCATCGGCAGCGCCGACCTCATGCACCGCAACCTCGACCGCCGCATCGAGGTGCTCGTGCGCCTCGATGACCCCGACCACATCGCCCGCATCGACAAGCTCTTCGGTTGGGCGTTCAGCGACGATGTTGCTTCGTGGCACCTGCAAAGCGACGATACGTGGAAGCGCCGTAACGAGAACGCCGAGGGCGAGCAGTTGCCCGACGTGCAAGACCTCGTCATGAACTTCAGAACGCTCGCGAGGGCGAGGCGCAACCGTTCGGTTCAGGTGACCGAATGAGCACCGCAGCTAAGGCCGCGCCGCAGAAGACCGTGCTCGCAGCGGGAACCGTGCCGTGGCGATACACCAAGTCGGGCGGCATCAAGGTGCTGCTCATTCGGCGCCGCAAACACAACGACTGGAGCTTCCCGAAGGGCAAACTCGACAAGGGCGAGAGCCTCCCGGCTGCCGCCGTGCGCGAGACCGAAGAAGAGACGGGGCTCGACCTCGCCCTCGGAACGACCCTCGGCACGATCAACTACACGGTCGGCGACGCTATCGCCAAGACCGTGCAGTACTGGGCGGCCCACGTGAGCGCCGAGCACTTCGGCGACTACGAGTTTGAGCCGAACGATGAGGTCAAGCGCGTGAAGTGGGTGCGCGTCGAGAAGGTGCGCGACCGCCTCACCTACCCCGCAGACCAAGAGCTCTTTGGCGTGTTCGAGCAGCTCGTTGTGGCCGGGGCCCAAGACACCTTTGGAGTGATTCTTCTGCGCCACGCCAAAGCGGAGCCACGAGGCGAGGCCTTCACCCAAGACGCGCTGCGACCGCTGCGCACCTCAGGCGTCAAGCAGGCACAAACGATCGCGCCGGTGCTCGCCGCGTTCAGCCCCGAGGCGATCGTCACGTCGCCCGCGACGCGTTGCACAGAAACGGTGGATCCGGTGGCCAAGCTGCTCGAGATCACCCCTCGTCTGGCCCCTGAAGTGAGCCAGGATACCTGGGATGAGGGCGACGTTTCGGGGCTCCGTGAGCTCGTGAACGAGGTGCTCGCCGATGAGACGAACGCCATCATCTGCTCACACCGCCCCGTGCTTCCCGACCTCGCGCGCGAGATCGCCGCGGTGAATCGAACACGACCAGGCCGCTACCTCACCGAGGCAACCGAGCTGCCGCCTGCCGCGTTCTCGGTGTTTCACATCAGCAAGTCGCCCTCTGAGCAGGGCATCGTCTCGGTCGAGACCTACCCCATCAAGGCGTAACGCGAAGCACCCGTTGGCCCTATGACGCATGCAGCCGTCAGAGCCAACGTCGGGTACGATGCTACCGTGACCGCTCATTCGCCCACGCTCGGCGTCGTTATCAACCCCGCCTCTGGGCGCGGCCGAGCGCGTGCAGCCGGTCGTTCCCTAGTCACGGCGCTCACCTCGCTTGGGCTGCACTGCGTGGTGATCGAAAGCCCGAGCCGCGAAGGATGCGAGCTTCGCGTCGCTGAGATCGCCGAACGGGTCGATGGCTTCGTGCTCGTTGGCGGCGACGGCCTCGTCGCGAGCATGGTGCAGCTCAGTGCGTTTCGGGCAAAACCCTTCGCGGTGTTTCCGGCCGGAACCGGCAACGACTTTGCCTCGGCCTTCGGCTTCGCATCGTCGCCACGGGTGTTCAGCAAGCAGCTCATCGCATCGCTCCCCCGCCCGGTCGCAGTCGACGCCGGCACGATCGCGCACGCGAGCCTCGAGCGGCCGCTCTGGTTCGCAGCACACGTGTGCTTTGGCCTCGTTGCGAGGGTAAATGCAAGAGCGAACGCTTACCGGTTTTCGGCGGGATCACTCGGCTACAAGGTCGCCCTCGTGCGCGAACTGCTACGTGGCACGTTCGATCGATACCGTTTTACCCGCGGCGGCCGGGTACGCGACACCACCGAGCTCCTCATGACCGTCATGAACACCCCCATGCTTGGCGGAGGCATTCGCCTCGTGCCACAGGCAAGCCCACACGACGGCTTGCTCGACGTCATCACCGTCGCACGAGCAACCCGGAGGCGCATCTTCAGCGTGCTACCGATGCTCGCGACGGCACGCCACGAGCACCTTCCAGAGATCCAGATCGAGCGGCACGGCGCTATGACCATCGGTGGCGACGACC from Leucobacter sp. UCMA 4100 includes:
- a CDS encoding class F sortase, encoding MGAPRQQGKRAVRPFTAILIGLTALLIAAGLGLVVVGALSLFAPEPPPGTGAERLTTVEPAPEAVTPDAARPVALSIASIGFTAPIEAMSVGSDHDLFPPGFTQAFWLEDYGLPGAGSTNTVYLIGHTSSNESAVFDPLVNRAEQRSTVLVGDEIVVTTENGDVVYEVTSTERHPRTALGSLEKVWQSAPGQLVLVTCLFDAEHNVVSDNIVLFATERTALADAEL
- a CDS encoding metal-dependent transcriptional regulator, whose translation is MAELINAPEMYLKAVLELEEIGVGALRTQLGKRLDQAPSTVSQTVTKMLRDGLFVAVPGDRQIYLSGDGRREALGIMRKHRLAECFLEQVVGLEWPFLHQEACLLEHAMSDRVAHLMAEQLGNPEFSPYGNRIPTREEIDRGFSRSPGTRGLLNALRFTFETSPQSVAVLRYIGEAVQLDTRLLTTMERSGLKPGATMFIKRHGPAVRLCAAGFHRTVEFDHELAASLFVEASDYEYTSGPEA
- a CDS encoding phosphoglyceromutase; this encodes MTYTLILLRHGQSEWNQKNLFTGWVDVRLTEQGKGEAARAGELLRESGLLPDVLHTSVLSRAIQTSNIALDTADRLWVPVRRSWRLNERHYGALQGLDKAETLEKYGEEQFMQWRRSFDTPPPALDDASEWSQANDARYEGIDGERPQTECLKDVIARLVPYWEDSIIPDLRDNKVVLVTAHGNSLRALVKHLEGISDEDIASLNIPTGMPLVYELDGNFTPVGEGRYLDPEAAAAGAAAVAAQGKH
- the ygfZ gene encoding CAF17-like 4Fe-4S cluster assembly/insertion protein YgfZ, with translation MSALGELPGAVCEGEMGVARHYGQPIAEARLLEEGAALVDLSHRGVVTVTGPDRLNWLDSMTSQLLRGLPPGESTESLLLTAQGRVEQYLRVVDDGETTWLLLDEGRADDTVAFLTRMRFALRVEVADVSTEYAQVATFVPAGSADSTGLAREFVTRTTTPLITWRDPWAEVQRGGHQYAAQRDIDWNFEIALVAREQLTAIAAAAASGAVRLAGLDALSALEIAAWRVGVADTDDRSIPHELDWLRTAVHLNKGCYRGQETVAKVHNLGHPPRRVVMLHIDGSDGETPEPGALLTVAGQERPVGRVSRSAVHHDWGVIALALLKRSTPADATLEVPLPSGGTAVCTQELIVPGDAGATRDIPKLRRL
- the mshD gene encoding mycothiol synthase, translated to MNEAMKELLRVAEAHDGFPAISDQAQREAASGAREIVTREVGDLTAVGIVGSDEVDLVVHPDARGRGLGSALLDELLGHAEGQAVLAWAHGENPAASHMLASRGFSPVRTLLRLELPGEKLAEVSVRPLADGLTLETYDSANTRHGSDLIGVNARAFASHPEQGQLTLAEFEQTTCEAWFDPKDLFLVYEGETLLAFSWIKTTRSVSGAVETELYVIGVDPEAAGRGLGTTLLGITMARMAEHRPERVTLYVEGDNEPALALYRHALFTTALRSTQWLRARPE
- a CDS encoding RNA degradosome polyphosphate kinase, giving the protein MTNDATAATDLPETGVIEVVDAASLPLERYIDRELSWLAFNQRVLELAEDPAVPLLERAQFLAIFASNLDEFFMVRVAGLKRRIVTGLAVPTNTGRAPGELLAEIMERARELQERHTACYLSEVKPGLANAGIRLASWADLDDADRAVLTDYYEQRIYPVLMPLAVDTAHPFPYISGRALNMSIRVRNPKTDKIEFARLKVPQMIPRYVRVDRRETSDDIRYIALEDLIDEQLGGLFPGMEVVDTHVFRVTRNEDVEIEEDETENLIQALEKELLRRRFGPPIRLEVSDDMDDDTLALLVREFEITDDQVFVLPEPLDLSGLFSVSSIDRPDLKYRPHLPVTHPRLQPPSPGDQVDIFAAIRRNELLVHHPYESFATSVQAFLEQAAADPNVLAIKQTLYRTSGDSPIVEALIKAAEAGKQVLALVEVKARFDEEANITWAKKLERAGVHVVYGLVGLKTHCKLIQIIREEGGRLVTYCHIGTGNYNPKTSRVYEDFGLFTSADDVGRDVTKLFNVLSGYALEKKYSRLLVAPLKLRSGLLKRIYREAENAREGRPSGIIIKANSMVDEEVIDALYLASQAGVPIDVWVRGICSIRAGVAGLSDNIRVRSTLGRYLEHSRIYGFLNDGGERDVLIGSADLMHRNLDRRIEVLVRLDDPDHIARIDKLFGWAFSDDVASWHLQSDDTWKRRNENAEGEQLPDVQDLVMNFRTLARARRNRSVQVTE
- a CDS encoding NUDIX hydrolase; this encodes MSTAAKAAPQKTVLAAGTVPWRYTKSGGIKVLLIRRRKHNDWSFPKGKLDKGESLPAAAVRETEEETGLDLALGTTLGTINYTVGDAIAKTVQYWAAHVSAEHFGDYEFEPNDEVKRVKWVRVEKVRDRLTYPADQELFGVFEQLVVAGAQDTFGVILLRHAKAEPRGEAFTQDALRPLRTSGVKQAQTIAPVLAAFSPEAIVTSPATRCTETVDPVAKLLEITPRLAPEVSQDTWDEGDVSGLRELVNEVLADETNAIICSHRPVLPDLAREIAAVNRTRPGRYLTEATELPPAAFSVFHISKSPSEQGIVSVETYPIKA
- a CDS encoding diacylglycerol/lipid kinase family protein, coding for MTAHSPTLGVVINPASGRGRARAAGRSLVTALTSLGLHCVVIESPSREGCELRVAEIAERVDGFVLVGGDGLVASMVQLSAFRAKPFAVFPAGTGNDFASAFGFASSPRVFSKQLIASLPRPVAVDAGTIAHASLERPLWFAAHVCFGLVARVNARANAYRFSAGSLGYKVALVRELLRGTFDRYRFTRGGRVRDTTELLMTVMNTPMLGGGIRLVPQASPHDGLLDVITVARATRRRIFSVLPMLATARHEHLPEIQIERHGAMTIGGDDLEVYADGDVLGVGPVDIVVQPAALMLWRPATRR